A genomic stretch from Aedes albopictus strain Foshan chromosome 2, AalbF5, whole genome shotgun sequence includes:
- the LOC134287561 gene encoding G-box-binding factor-like, translated as MTTATVAIQPSENLSRFPTTSRASLSSSAPWVTTMNETQQMHATDSSQQQSTNNASSIHNNNNNINSSTGGKNRSSSQSDAKMEHHFQLLQREREHQQQQQRERDQQQQREAQQHHQQSSSTTSATMSHQQQREHREQRERERDREREREMHQQQQQREQQHQHRPFSPTPSEQQQYALKWNDFQSSILSSFRHLRDEEDFVDVTIACEQRSFTAHKVSGVGSIAPLRF; from the coding sequence ATGACGACAGCAACTGTCGCGATCCAGCCGAGTGAGAATCTGAGTCGATTTCCGACGACCTCGAGAGCGTCGTTGTCGTCTTCGGCACCGTGGGTCACCACCATGAATGAAACGCAGCAAATGCACGCCACGGACAGCAGCCAACAGCAGAGCACCAACAACGCCAGCAGCatacacaacaacaacaacaacatcaacagtaGCACCGGCGGCAAAAACAGGAGCAGCAGCCAAAGCGATGCCAAAATGGAGCACCACTTCCAGCTATTACAGAGGGAACGTGaacaccagcagcagcaacagcgggAACGAGACCAACAACAACAGCGAGAGGCCCAACAGCATCATCAACAATCCTCGTCAACGACGTCGGCTACGATGTCGCACCAACAACAGCGGGAACACCGGGAACAGCGAGAGCGTGAGCGCGATAGGGAACGGGAACGGGAaatgcatcagcagcagcagcagcgcgaaCAGCAGCACCAGCATCGGCCGTTTTCGCCGACACCATCCGAACAGCAGCAGTATGCACTCAAATGGAATGACTTCCAGTCTTCGATACTGTCGTCCTTCCGGCATCTGCGGGACGAGGAGGACTTTGTCGATGTGACGATTGCCTGCGAGCAGCGATCCTTTACCGCCCACAAGGTAAGTGGGGTGGGGTCCATAGCCCCCCTGCGGTTCTAG